From Hypanus sabinus isolate sHypSab1 chromosome 26, sHypSab1.hap1, whole genome shotgun sequence:
ACCGAGAcagcctaaggatgtgctgggggtagccaaGTGTGGCTTTCTGGCACACTTCAacaatgttcaacagaacaacGCAAGCGATAGCTTGGATGGGGCATCTTAGTTGGCAGGAACCAGCACACTGTGCTGGGTGATTCTCTGACTTTAACCACacgcgcaaaatgctggaagaaatcaacaggtcagacggcatctatggaggagaataaacagtcaacgttttcctgaagaagggtctcggcccgaaaagccAGCTGTTcattgccctccatagatgctgcctgacctgctgagttcccctggCATTTTCCCCAGTACTTCCCACATCCCCAGAATGCCTTGCATCTCTCTTGTCTGGACCCAGTCTGCAGTGAGAGACTTTGCCGGAGCTCAGCCTGGGCCTCTGTGAGCCTGTTCCTCGGTCAATACCGTCAATGTCCCCTTGCAGCACTCTGCCGATGAGCAAGAGTAGACTCTCAGGCCCGTAACTGGATGGTAGCCTTGCCCATGAGGAGCAGGACATGCCGGTGGTGGagccatttattaccctacagcaATCATGCTCCTGAACATCACTCAGCACAACTCGGTACTGATCCCATGGCCTACAGCCTCAGTTCCAAAGTTCTCAGCCATTTTTAAAATTTGAACAACTTGACTACTTTTGCAAACtgattgtttgtctgtctttgtttatGCAATttgttttgtaaattctattgccTTTATTTatatttcctgtaaatgccctGAAGAACATTAATCTCAATGTAGCACATGGTACACTTACGTACTTCGACAGCAAATTTACCCTGAGCTCTGAATGCTTGACACCACCTGGAGTAAATGGAAGCGTTTGAAGTTTCTAACACTGGGAAATCCCACCCCAACACCCCCGGCTGCCCatatccctccctctcctttgccTCCAGTTATCCTGGATGCCTCTCCCTAGAGACCTGCCCACAGGGGAGGGGGGGACCTTCCCTGCCTCCTCCCATTCCCATGTTCTTCCTGTACCATTTCACTCCTAGATCTGCTCCACTGTGAGATCACACTACAAAACCCACCCACCTACAGAACACACCCACGGACAGCTCCGGTCCTACTGCTATAAatatattgaatggtccccttgtACAGGAAAGATGAATTCTTAATCTCCTGATCTGCCTGGTCATGGTCTTTGGGCATTATTGTCTGCCTGCTCCCGTAACAATATCACTGTATTCTGATTGTTTTCCCGTGTGCTAACTACCTCAGTGTATTGATGTGATGCGGTGATCTGAGTGGATGCACGCAAGACGAAGTCCGTCACTCCACCTTGGTACTCGTGACAGTAACAAACCAATTAAAAATTAATCTTCCTCCAGCTCCATCCCATAGATTGTCTGCACCTCACCtcctcagtgaagcagccagcattATCGAAGACCCCACCCACTTGGACATCCTCcgttcccatcaggcagaaggtactaaACCCGTTCCCATCCccccatcgggcagaaggtacTAAAGCCGTTCCCATCCCCCCATCGGGCAGAATGTACTAAACCCGTTCCCATCCccccatcgggcagaaggtacTAAACCCGTTCCCATCCCCCCATCTGGCAGAAGGTACTAAACCCGTTCCCATCCccccatcgggcagaaggtacTAAACCCGTTCCCATCCccccatcgggcagaaggtacTAAACCCGTTCCCATCCCCCCATCTGGCAGAAGGTACTAAACCCGTTCCCATCCccccatcgggcagaaggtacTAAACCCGTTCCCATCCccccatcgggcagaaggtacTAAACCCTTTCCCATCCccccatcgggcagaaggtacTAAAGCCGTTCCCATCCccccatcgggcagaaggtacTAAACCCGTTCCCATTCccccatcgggcagaaggtacTAAACCCGTTCCCATCCccccatcgggcagaaggtacTAAAGCCGTTCCCATTCCCCCTTCGGGCAGAAGGTACTAAAGTCCGAAAGCACATCCTGCCAGACTCAAGGGCAGTTTCAGTCCTGTTGCGAGATTAAATGGATTTCTTGGACAATAAAGACCAATTTGTGATCTACCGCTCTATCTGGCCGGGGCCTTTGTACATTATTGTCTGGCTGCTGCTGGAACTAGAACACGATGTTCTGCGTGTGGTCATTGTTTTCCCATCTGTTCCTCAATATACCGGTGTAATGAAATAATCCGTGGATTGTTTGCAAaaccaagtttttttttatttactgtaCCTGAGAACAAGCGACGTGATAAATCAGTTTACAATTCCTCCATTTCATTTCCCACCCACCCTCTTCCCAAAATCAGACTCTCCCCCACCTTCAATTCCATTCTCACACCTTCTACCCAGCAATTACCTCCCCAATTCcatttccctcactctctctccattcccctctctccaccccctctctattcccctcactccctccccattctgctctctctccacctcctctCCATTCCCCTCAATCCTTCCTCATtcccctctctttccatcccctctccattcccctcaccattcccctttttctctccattcccctcaatccctcctcattcccctctctccccacccctcaccatttcattttctctctccatttctcctcactctctctccattcatccatttgcagtcccctcactctcaccattttctctctccatcctctccattcccctctgcactccctctcccATTCCTTCATTCTCTCTCCCTTCcgctctctctccattcccctctctattccccttcacactctacccattcccctcactctctctattcccctctctccaccccctccccattccTCTCTCCAGCCCCTCACCATTCCCTTTTATCTCTGcattcccctcactctctctattcccctctctctttcaACCCCCTCCCCATTCCTCTCTCCAGCCCCTCTTCATTCCCCTCAGCATTCCCTattctctctctgtactcaccctctctccataccccctcttTCCGTTCCTTCGCACTCTCTCAACTCCCCATTCCTTCTAcattccctcactctctctccactcccctcTCTTTCCGTTCTGCCTACACTCTCTCCATTGCCCTCACTCGCTAGTTTGTTGACTGTCATTTCTTGTACGCAAATGTTAAGGTGAAGGAAATAATTTTACTCCGCATCCAaaccacaaaagataaagaacataataataaacgcAATGAAGATAAATACATAGCTTTTAGACATAGATGGCAACTATAAAGTGACAGTAGGGTGTCCATACGgtggctgacaggaaataattcagctgcggaggtgttgatTAGCTTTACTGCCAGAagaaagtaactatttttgagtctggtgttaACGGGCTGGTTGATAAATAGCCTCCCCTCTCTTTTCCtccattccccctctctctctctccattccccgaatCTCTCCCTGTGGATATTGAAACCTTGAgcactaccttactacttttttatattatttgtttttgcactatttataatTTAATATACACATGTACTTACTGCAATTGACTCacttatttttctatattatcatgtattgcattgttttGCTGCCgcgaaacaaatttcatgacataagctaGTGACGTTAAACCTGAGTCTTATCTTTCGCTGACAGACACAGCGCATGCGCCCTGCTTCTTTGCACTGCGACTGCGCGGCGGCCGGTCCGAGGTAGGTGAGGGCCTCTAGTTGCGGCCGTGTTATTTCTCCCAGTGGGCCCGTGGTCAGGGGCGGCGGAAGGTAAAGGGTCACCTCGCCTCATGTTCGGGGCATGGAGAGAGGTGTGAATGGTCAGGAGGCCTCAGGTTCGGGTCGTGTGTGGGGGTGAAGCGACATGCGGTCCCTGGTCTGCTGAGAGAGGTTCGTATGGGTGAATGGTACAGGGGGCATCCTGTTGCTGTCACGTGTGGGGGATAAGGGGTCGCAGGGGCCACCTGCAGAGGGGAAGGGTCATTGAATTACTCCGGGGATGGACCTGAGGATCAGAGGGAAGCCCACGTTCCATCACTAGGCGCCCTTGTTCCTGGGTTGGAGGATCAAAGAACCAGAGTGATGGGTTGCAGAGCGTATGTGTGGGTCATCGGGGATGGGAAGAGTGAGCAGGTCACGTCTGGTTTGAAGGGTCACAGGGCCTAGGGTCCCACGGATGAGGGATCAGGGTGATGTTGAGCGTGTTAATGAACAGTCACAACTGACTCGTTCATTCGGTGGTCAAAAGAAGTAACCAATTACGCCGATCTTCAGGTATGTGGCGATCGCTATGTATTCCTCTGAAGCCGGTAACGAGAGCTTTCTCCTGTGGCCCTGTGTGTCGAGCAGGGAGTCAGTGGCGACTGGAGTGAGTACCCACTATACgttatgtctttttttttgtttttcactccccctgcctgacacacacacacaccctccctcccctctcttattctttctctgtctctccatctccctctctctttgccGGCTGACAATCTGTCTCTGCCCctatctctctcttctctcccccctcccccattcctctCTATCTAgaacatagagtagtacagcacattataggcccttcagtccacaatgttgtgccgaccctcaaaccctgcctcccatatacccccccccaccttaaattcctccatatacctgtctagtagtctcttaaacttcactagtgtatctgcctccaccactgactcaggcagtgcattccacgcaccaaactgtctgagtgaaaaaccttcctctgatatcccccttgaacttccctccccctactttaaagccatgacctcttgtactgagcagtggtgccctgtggaagaggcgctggctgtccactctgtctattccttttaatatcttgtacacctctatcatgtctcctcttatcctcctccccaaagagtaaagccctagctcccttaatctctgatcataatccatactctctaaaccaggcagcatcctggtaaatctcctctgtaccctttccaatgcttcaacatccttcctatagtctCCCTGTCTGTCTTATATATCTCCCTGTCTGTCATCTCCCTCTGGCCTTTAAACACGGCAAGACTTATCAACCCAGCTGTCCTGCATCTGGTGATGCTTCAAAATTGTCAGAGAGCCGACTACTGGGGAATACTACTTCATGTTACTTTTTCCTGTTGTTCCACCCACCCCCATCCCCAGGCATGGTTTATCCCGAAGTGGGACAGAATATGGACCCCTGACGGATCTCCCAGACTGGTCTTTCGCAGGTGAGTGTGACATTCTGGGCTGAGCGAGACGGTCAGTGATCAGACTGACTACCTACTGCACATGTAATGCCTAACCCAGCACCAACATCCCACACTATCCCCCTCTCTTTTCATTCCTTGAATACCCACAGATCACAATCCAAACATACTCAAGATTTAGTGGTTCcaaacctttcttatgccatggacccctaccagtaACTGACAGGTCCACATCCCCTGTTGGGAGCAAGGGGATAACTGGGGGGTAAGTAGGACCATtctgggggaggggggtagggaCATGcttggaggaggaggatgtgggcGAGGTCCGAATGGTGTGTTGGTATTTGGAGGATTGTGAGATCAGCATAGAGTGAGGTaatatgctggagctttttgaGATGGGGGATGGGCAGGCAGTGTTAGGTCTCTGAAAGAACATTAGGTGGATAAGTCCGGATAAGTTAGGTGGAATATACCCCAGATTATAGAAGGAGGCAAGAAAAGAGGTTGCTGGAGCCTTGACCAATACCTTCATGTCTTCTCCAGCCACAGGGGAGGTCCCAGAGCACTGGCTAGCAGCTAATGTTGTACCATTACTCAAAAAGGGAAatggggataatcctggaaactggactggtgagtctcacatcagtgtaAGGGAAGTTACGGACAGGATTCTTAGGGAACCAATTTATGAACCTTCAAAAAACCGTGGCCCGGTTAGGTTCAGTCTGCATGGCTTTATGTAGGGCAAgttgtgtcttactaacttgattgagctGCTTGAGTGACAAAGGTGATTAATGAAGGCAGAGCTGGTAATGTTCAGTAAGGTGTTTAACAAATGTCCTCATGGGAAGTTCATCTGGAAGAttaggatgcatgggatccacagtGAATTGGCTTAGGACATAGGGTACCAGTCGATGGAACTTGTTCTGACTGGAGGTTCGTGACCAGTGGTGCTCTgttgggatctgtactgggatatCTGCTGtgatatttttatttagagagaaTGAGGCCCAACAAGCTGTACTGTCCAGCGACGCACCTATTAACATTATTGCCTaactacaggacaatttacaatgaccaattaacctactaaccgctaCGTCTATGGATTTTGGGAGGTAACCTGTGCAGTATGCAGGGAGAATttgcaaactccttccagacagtgctgggactgaactccaaactccagaaaaTCCCAAGCAGTACTAGTATCGTGCTGATTGCTACGTGACAGTGGCGTTATGTAAATTGAGatgaatgggttagtaagttaacaGATGATATGAACATTGCTCAtaatgtggatagtgtagaacagAGGTTTTCCCATGGACCCCTCAGTAATTGGTAGGGGTCTgtggcataagaaaggttgggaactcttGGTGTAGAAGATTGCCAAAGACAGTGCTGTGCAGGTCAGTTGCAGATACTGTTTAATCCAGCTCAGTGTGAGGAGTTGCATTTTGAGAGATCAAATGTAACCAGACAGTGCACATGGCGAGATCCTTAACGGTGTGAAATTGCAGAGGAATCTCGTGGTCCAAGTCCGTCGCTCCTTGAAAGTGACTGCACAGAGTGATAGGGTGGTAGAGGCATATGGCATTTTTGTCTTCATTTGTCAAAGCATTGTGTTTTAAGAGACTGGAGTATTGCATTGAgttctggtcaccctgttataggaaggatgtagaagctttggaGAAGGTTTGACAGGatgttatataaccatataacaatcacagcacggaaacaggccatctcggccctcctagtccgtgccgaactcttaatctcaccttgtcccacctacctgcactcagcccataaccctccactcctttcctgtctatatacctatccaattttaccttaaatgacacaactgaactggcctctactacttctacaggaagctcattccacacagctatcactctctgagtaaagaaataccccctcgtgtttcccttaaacttttgccccctaactctcaaatcatgtcctctcgtttgaatctcccctactctcaatggaaacagcctattcacgtcaactctatctatccctctcaaaattttaaatacctcgatcaaatcccccctcaaccttctacgctccagtgaatagagacctaacttgtccaacctttctctgtaacttaagtgctgaaacccaggcaacatcctagtaaatcgtctctgcactctctctaatttattgatatctttc
This genomic window contains:
- the mrpl52 gene encoding 39S ribosomal protein L52, mitochondrial isoform X3 produces the protein MGASCWKALTQLHPIDCLHLTSSVKQPALSKTPPTWTSSVPIRQKTQRMRPASLHCDCAAAGPRYVAIAMYSSEAGNESFLLWPCVSSRESVATGAWFIPKWDRIWTPDGSPRLVFRRWASSTPNEGIHP
- the mrpl52 gene encoding 39S ribosomal protein L52, mitochondrial isoform X4; its protein translation is MVRKCLSQRELHPIDCLHLTSSVKQPALSKTPPTWTSSVPIRQKTQRMRPASLHCDCAAAGPRYVAIAMYSSEAGNESFLLWPCVSSRESVATGAWFIPKWDRIWTPDGSPRLVFRRWASSTPNEGIHP